A section of the Camelus dromedarius isolate mCamDro1 chromosome 14, mCamDro1.pat, whole genome shotgun sequence genome encodes:
- the FUBP1 gene encoding far upstream element-binding protein 1 isoform X15, protein MADYSTVPPPSSGSAGGGGGGGGGGGVNDAFKDALQRARQIAAKIGGDAGTSLNSNDYGYGGQKRPLEDGDGSWTSPSSTTHWEGMPSPFKDQPDAKKVAPQNDSFGTQLPPMHQQQRSVMTEEYKVPDGMVGFIIGRGGEQISRIQQESGCKIQIAPDSGGLPERSCMLTGTPESVQSAKRLLDQIVEKGRPAPGFHHGDGPGNAVQEIMIPASKAGLVIGKGGETIKQLQERAGVKMVMIQDGPQNTGADKPLRITGDPYKVQQAKEMVLELIRDQGGFREVRNEYGSRIGGNEGIDVPIPRFAVGIVIGRNGEMIKKIQNDAGVRIQFKPDDGTTPDRIAQITGPPDRCQHAAEIITDLLRSVQAGNPGGPGPGGRGRGRGQGNWNMGPPGGLQEFNFIVPTGKTGLIIGKGGETIKSISQQSGARIELQRNPPPNADPNMKLFTIRGTPQQIDYARQLIEEKIGGPVNPLGPPVPHGPHGVPGPHGPPGPPGPGTPMGPYNPAPYNPGPPGPAPHGPPAPYAPQGWGNAYPHWQQQAPPDPAKTGTDPNSAAWAAYYAHYYQQQAQPPPAAPAGAPTTTQTNGQGDQQNPAPAGQVDYTKAWEEYYKKMGQAVPAPTGAPPGGQPDYSAAWAEYYRQQAAYYAQTSPQGMPQHPPAPQCLPRPSTLGSAAKSNSAEDAASTKS, encoded by the exons atTGCTGCAAAAATTGGAGGTGATGCTGGTACATCACTGAATTCAAATGACTATGGTTATGGGGGACAAAAAAGGCCTTTGGAAGATGGAG aTGGCTCTTGGACAAGTCCGAGCAGTACAACACACTGGGAGGGAATGCCCTCTCCTTTTAAAG ATCAGCCAGACGCTAAGAAAGTTGCTCCTCAAAATGAct CTTTCGGAACACAGTTACCACCGATGCATCAGCAGCAAAG GTCCGTAATGACAGAAGAATACAAAGTTCCAGATGGAATGGTTGGATTTA TAATTGGCAGAGGAGGTGAACAGATCTCACGCATACAACAGGAATCTGGATGCAAAATACAGATAGCTCCTG aCAGTGGTGGCCTTCCAGAAAGGTCTTGTATGTTAACTGGAACACCTGAATCTGTCCA GTCAGCAAAACGGTTACTGGACCAGATTGTTGAAAAAGGAAGACCAGCCCCTGGCTTCCATCATGGTGATGGACCAGGAAATGCAGTTCAAGAAATCATGATTCCAGCTAGCAAGGCAGGATTAGTTATTGGAAAGGGGGGAGAGACTATTAAACAACTTCAG GAGCGGGCTGGAGTTAAAATGGTTATGATCCAAGATGGACCTCAGAACACTGGTGCTGACAAACCTCTTAGGATTACAGGAGACCCATACAAAGTTCAA CAAGCCAAGGAAATGGTGTTAGAGTTAATTCGTGATCAAGGTGGTTTCAGAGAAGTTCGAAATGAGTATGGGTCAAGAATAGGAGGAAATGAAGGGATAGAT GTCCCCATTCCAAGATTTGCTGTTGGCATTGTAAtaggaagaaatggagagatgattaaaaaaatacaaaatgatgcCGGTGTTCGAATTCAGTTTAAGCCAG ATGACGGAACAACACCTGATAGAATAGCACAAATAACAGGACCTCCAGACCGATGTCAGCATGCCGCAGAAATTATTACAGACCTTCTTCGAAGTGTTCAG GCTGGCAATCCTGGTGGACCTGGACCTGGTGGTCGAGGAAGAGGTAGAGGTCAAGGCAACTGGAACATGGGACCACCTGGTGGACTACAGGAATTTAATTTCATTGTCCcaactgggaaaactggattaaTAATAGGAAAAG GAGGTGAAACCATAAAAAGCATAAGCCAACAGTCGGGTGCAAGAATAGAACTTCAGAGAAATCCTCCACCTAATGCAGATCCTaatatgaagttatttacaaTCCGTGGCACTCCTCAGCAAATAGACTATGCTCGGCAACTCATAGAAGAAAAGATTGGT GGCCCAGTAAATCCTTTAGGGCCACCTGTACCCCATGGGCCCCATGGTGTCCCAGGCCCACATgggcctcctgggcctcctgggccTGGAACTCCAATGGGACCATATAACCCTGCACCTTATAATCCGGGACCACCTGGCCCTGCTCCTCA TGGTCCTCCAGCCCCTTATGCTCCCCAGGGGTGGGGAAATGCATATCCACATTGGCAGCAACAGGCCCCTCCTGATCCAG CTAAGACAGGAACGGATCCAAATTCAGCAGCCTGGGCTGCTTACTATGCTCACTATTACCAACAACAAGCACAGCCACCACCTGCGGCTCCTGCCGGTGCACCAACGACAACCCAAACCAATGGACAAG GAGATCAGCAGAATCCAGCTCCAGCCGGACAGGTTGATTATACTAAGGCTTGGGAAGAGTACTACAAGAAAATGG GTCAGGCAGTTCCTGCTCCTACTGGTGCTCCACCAGGTGGTCAGCCCGATTATAGTGCAGCCTGGGCTGAGTACTATAGACAGCAAGCAGCCTACTATGCCCAGACAAGTCCCCAGGGAATGCCGCAGCATCCTCCAGCTCCTCAG TGCCTTCCCAGACCTTCCACCTTAGGTTCTGCTGCAAAAAGCAACAG TGCTGAAGATGCTGCAAGCACCAAATCATAG
- the FUBP1 gene encoding far upstream element-binding protein 1 isoform X4, whose amino-acid sequence MADYSTVPPPSSGSAGGGGGGGGGGGVNDAFKDALQRARQIAAKIGGDAGTSLNSNDYGYGGQKRPLEDGDGSWTSPSSTTHWEGMPSPFKDQPDAKKVAPQNDSFGTQLPPMHQQQSRSVMTEEYKVPDGMVGFIIGRGGEQISRIQQESGCKIQIAPDSGGLPERSCMLTGTPESVQSAKRLLDQIVEKGRPAPGFHHGDGPGNAVQEIMIPASKAGLVIGKGGETIKQLQERAGVKMVMIQDGPQNTGADKPLRITGDPYKVQQAKEMVLELIRDQGGFREVRNEYGSRIGGNEGIDVPIPRFAVGIVIGRNGEMIKKIQNDAGVRIQFKPDDGTTPDRIAQITGPPDRCQHAAEIITDLLRSVQAGNPGGPGPGGRGRGRGQGNWNMGPPGGLQEFNFIVPTGKTGLIIGKGGETIKSISQQSGARIELQRNPPPNADPNMKLFTIRGTPQQIDYARQLIEEKIGGPVNPLGPPVPHGPHGVPGPHGPPGPPGPGTPMGPYNPAPYNPGPPGPAPHGPPAPYAPQGWGNAYPHWQQQAPPDPAKTGTDPNSAAWAAYYAHYYQQQAQPPPAAPAGAPTTTQTNGQGDQQNPAPAGQVDYTKAWEEYYKKMGQQGQTQDYSKAWEEYYKKQGQAVPAPTGAPPGGQPDYSAAWAEYYRQQAAYYAQTSPQGMPQHPPAPQGQ is encoded by the exons atTGCTGCAAAAATTGGAGGTGATGCTGGTACATCACTGAATTCAAATGACTATGGTTATGGGGGACAAAAAAGGCCTTTGGAAGATGGAG aTGGCTCTTGGACAAGTCCGAGCAGTACAACACACTGGGAGGGAATGCCCTCTCCTTTTAAAG ATCAGCCAGACGCTAAGAAAGTTGCTCCTCAAAATGAct CTTTCGGAACACAGTTACCACCGATGCATCAGCAGCAAAG CAGGTCCGTAATGACAGAAGAATACAAAGTTCCAGATGGAATGGTTGGATTTA TAATTGGCAGAGGAGGTGAACAGATCTCACGCATACAACAGGAATCTGGATGCAAAATACAGATAGCTCCTG aCAGTGGTGGCCTTCCAGAAAGGTCTTGTATGTTAACTGGAACACCTGAATCTGTCCA GTCAGCAAAACGGTTACTGGACCAGATTGTTGAAAAAGGAAGACCAGCCCCTGGCTTCCATCATGGTGATGGACCAGGAAATGCAGTTCAAGAAATCATGATTCCAGCTAGCAAGGCAGGATTAGTTATTGGAAAGGGGGGAGAGACTATTAAACAACTTCAG GAGCGGGCTGGAGTTAAAATGGTTATGATCCAAGATGGACCTCAGAACACTGGTGCTGACAAACCTCTTAGGATTACAGGAGACCCATACAAAGTTCAA CAAGCCAAGGAAATGGTGTTAGAGTTAATTCGTGATCAAGGTGGTTTCAGAGAAGTTCGAAATGAGTATGGGTCAAGAATAGGAGGAAATGAAGGGATAGAT GTCCCCATTCCAAGATTTGCTGTTGGCATTGTAAtaggaagaaatggagagatgattaaaaaaatacaaaatgatgcCGGTGTTCGAATTCAGTTTAAGCCAG ATGACGGAACAACACCTGATAGAATAGCACAAATAACAGGACCTCCAGACCGATGTCAGCATGCCGCAGAAATTATTACAGACCTTCTTCGAAGTGTTCAG GCTGGCAATCCTGGTGGACCTGGACCTGGTGGTCGAGGAAGAGGTAGAGGTCAAGGCAACTGGAACATGGGACCACCTGGTGGACTACAGGAATTTAATTTCATTGTCCcaactgggaaaactggattaaTAATAGGAAAAG GAGGTGAAACCATAAAAAGCATAAGCCAACAGTCGGGTGCAAGAATAGAACTTCAGAGAAATCCTCCACCTAATGCAGATCCTaatatgaagttatttacaaTCCGTGGCACTCCTCAGCAAATAGACTATGCTCGGCAACTCATAGAAGAAAAGATTGGT GGCCCAGTAAATCCTTTAGGGCCACCTGTACCCCATGGGCCCCATGGTGTCCCAGGCCCACATgggcctcctgggcctcctgggccTGGAACTCCAATGGGACCATATAACCCTGCACCTTATAATCCGGGACCACCTGGCCCTGCTCCTCA TGGTCCTCCAGCCCCTTATGCTCCCCAGGGGTGGGGAAATGCATATCCACATTGGCAGCAACAGGCCCCTCCTGATCCAG CTAAGACAGGAACGGATCCAAATTCAGCAGCCTGGGCTGCTTACTATGCTCACTATTACCAACAACAAGCACAGCCACCACCTGCGGCTCCTGCCGGTGCACCAACGACAACCCAAACCAATGGACAAG GAGATCAGCAGAATCCAGCTCCAGCCGGACAGGTTGATTATACTAAGGCTTGGGAAGAGTACTACAAGAAAATGG GTCAACAAGGGCAGACACAAGATTATTCAAAGGCTTGGGAGGAATATTACAAGAAGCAAG GTCAGGCAGTTCCTGCTCCTACTGGTGCTCCACCAGGTGGTCAGCCCGATTATAGTGCAGCCTGGGCTGAGTACTATAGACAGCAAGCAGCCTACTATGCCCAGACAAGTCCCCAGGGAATGCCGCAGCATCCTCCAGCTCCTCAG GGCCAATAA
- the FUBP1 gene encoding far upstream element-binding protein 1 isoform X12: protein MADYSTVPPPSSGSAGGGGGGGGGGGVNDAFKDALQRARQIAAKIGGDAGTSLNSNDYGYGGQKRPLEDGDQPDAKKVAPQNDSFGTQLPPMHQQQSRSVMTEEYKVPDGMVGFIIGRGGEQISRIQQESGCKIQIAPDSGGLPERSCMLTGTPESVQSAKRLLDQIVEKGRPAPGFHHGDGPGNAVQEIMIPASKAGLVIGKGGETIKQLQERAGVKMVMIQDGPQNTGADKPLRITGDPYKVQQAKEMVLELIRDQGGFREVRNEYGSRIGGNEGIDVPIPRFAVGIVIGRNGEMIKKIQNDAGVRIQFKPDDGTTPDRIAQITGPPDRCQHAAEIITDLLRSVQAGNPGGPGPGGRGRGRGQGNWNMGPPGGLQEFNFIVPTGKTGLIIGKGGETIKSISQQSGARIELQRNPPPNADPNMKLFTIRGTPQQIDYARQLIEEKIGGPVNPLGPPVPHGPHGVPGPHGPPGPPGPGTPMGPYNPAPYNPGPPGPAPHGPPAPYAPQGWGNAYPHWQQQAPPDPAKTGTDPNSAAWAAYYAHYYQQQAQPPPAAPAGAPTTTQTNGQGDQQNPAPAGQVDYTKAWEEYYKKMGQAVPAPTGAPPGGQPDYSAAWAEYYRQQAAYYAQTSPQGMPQHPPAPQGQ from the exons atTGCTGCAAAAATTGGAGGTGATGCTGGTACATCACTGAATTCAAATGACTATGGTTATGGGGGACAAAAAAGGCCTTTGGAAGATGGAG ATCAGCCAGACGCTAAGAAAGTTGCTCCTCAAAATGAct CTTTCGGAACACAGTTACCACCGATGCATCAGCAGCAAAG CAGGTCCGTAATGACAGAAGAATACAAAGTTCCAGATGGAATGGTTGGATTTA TAATTGGCAGAGGAGGTGAACAGATCTCACGCATACAACAGGAATCTGGATGCAAAATACAGATAGCTCCTG aCAGTGGTGGCCTTCCAGAAAGGTCTTGTATGTTAACTGGAACACCTGAATCTGTCCA GTCAGCAAAACGGTTACTGGACCAGATTGTTGAAAAAGGAAGACCAGCCCCTGGCTTCCATCATGGTGATGGACCAGGAAATGCAGTTCAAGAAATCATGATTCCAGCTAGCAAGGCAGGATTAGTTATTGGAAAGGGGGGAGAGACTATTAAACAACTTCAG GAGCGGGCTGGAGTTAAAATGGTTATGATCCAAGATGGACCTCAGAACACTGGTGCTGACAAACCTCTTAGGATTACAGGAGACCCATACAAAGTTCAA CAAGCCAAGGAAATGGTGTTAGAGTTAATTCGTGATCAAGGTGGTTTCAGAGAAGTTCGAAATGAGTATGGGTCAAGAATAGGAGGAAATGAAGGGATAGAT GTCCCCATTCCAAGATTTGCTGTTGGCATTGTAAtaggaagaaatggagagatgattaaaaaaatacaaaatgatgcCGGTGTTCGAATTCAGTTTAAGCCAG ATGACGGAACAACACCTGATAGAATAGCACAAATAACAGGACCTCCAGACCGATGTCAGCATGCCGCAGAAATTATTACAGACCTTCTTCGAAGTGTTCAG GCTGGCAATCCTGGTGGACCTGGACCTGGTGGTCGAGGAAGAGGTAGAGGTCAAGGCAACTGGAACATGGGACCACCTGGTGGACTACAGGAATTTAATTTCATTGTCCcaactgggaaaactggattaaTAATAGGAAAAG GAGGTGAAACCATAAAAAGCATAAGCCAACAGTCGGGTGCAAGAATAGAACTTCAGAGAAATCCTCCACCTAATGCAGATCCTaatatgaagttatttacaaTCCGTGGCACTCCTCAGCAAATAGACTATGCTCGGCAACTCATAGAAGAAAAGATTGGT GGCCCAGTAAATCCTTTAGGGCCACCTGTACCCCATGGGCCCCATGGTGTCCCAGGCCCACATgggcctcctgggcctcctgggccTGGAACTCCAATGGGACCATATAACCCTGCACCTTATAATCCGGGACCACCTGGCCCTGCTCCTCA TGGTCCTCCAGCCCCTTATGCTCCCCAGGGGTGGGGAAATGCATATCCACATTGGCAGCAACAGGCCCCTCCTGATCCAG CTAAGACAGGAACGGATCCAAATTCAGCAGCCTGGGCTGCTTACTATGCTCACTATTACCAACAACAAGCACAGCCACCACCTGCGGCTCCTGCCGGTGCACCAACGACAACCCAAACCAATGGACAAG GAGATCAGCAGAATCCAGCTCCAGCCGGACAGGTTGATTATACTAAGGCTTGGGAAGAGTACTACAAGAAAATGG GTCAGGCAGTTCCTGCTCCTACTGGTGCTCCACCAGGTGGTCAGCCCGATTATAGTGCAGCCTGGGCTGAGTACTATAGACAGCAAGCAGCCTACTATGCCCAGACAAGTCCCCAGGGAATGCCGCAGCATCCTCCAGCTCCTCAG GGCCAATAA
- the FUBP1 gene encoding far upstream element-binding protein 1 isoform X13 has protein sequence MADYSTVPPPSSGSAGGGGGGGGGGGVNDAFKDALQRARQIAAKIGGDAGTSLNSNDYGYGGQKRPLEDGDQPDAKKVAPQNDSFGTQLPPMHQQQSRSVMTEEYKVPDGMVGFIIGRGGEQISRIQQESGCKIQIAPDSGGLPERSCMLTGTPESVQSAKRLLDQIVEKGRPAPGFHHGDGPGNAVQEIMIPASKAGLVIGKGGETIKQLQERAGVKMVMIQDGPQNTGADKPLRITGDPYKVQQAKEMVLELIRDQGGFREVRNEYGSRIGGNEGIDVPIPRFAVGIVIGRNGEMIKKIQNDAGVRIQFKPDDGTTPDRIAQITGPPDRCQHAAEIITDLLRSVQAGNPGGPGPGGRGRGRGQGNWNMGPPGGLQEFNFIVPTGKTGLIIGKGGETIKSISQQSGARIELQRNPPPNADPNMKLFTIRGTPQQIDYARQLIEEKIGGPVNPLGPPVPHGPHGVPGPHGPPGPPGPGTPMGPYNPAPYNPGPPGPAPHGPPAPYAPQGWGNAYPHWQQQAPPDPAKTGTDPNSAAWAAYYAHYYQQQAQPPPAAPAGAPTTTQTNGQGDQQNPAPAGQVDYTKAWEEYYKKMGQAVPAPTGAPPGGQPDYSAAWAEYYRQQAAYYAQTSPQGMPQHPPAPQVQ, from the exons atTGCTGCAAAAATTGGAGGTGATGCTGGTACATCACTGAATTCAAATGACTATGGTTATGGGGGACAAAAAAGGCCTTTGGAAGATGGAG ATCAGCCAGACGCTAAGAAAGTTGCTCCTCAAAATGAct CTTTCGGAACACAGTTACCACCGATGCATCAGCAGCAAAG CAGGTCCGTAATGACAGAAGAATACAAAGTTCCAGATGGAATGGTTGGATTTA TAATTGGCAGAGGAGGTGAACAGATCTCACGCATACAACAGGAATCTGGATGCAAAATACAGATAGCTCCTG aCAGTGGTGGCCTTCCAGAAAGGTCTTGTATGTTAACTGGAACACCTGAATCTGTCCA GTCAGCAAAACGGTTACTGGACCAGATTGTTGAAAAAGGAAGACCAGCCCCTGGCTTCCATCATGGTGATGGACCAGGAAATGCAGTTCAAGAAATCATGATTCCAGCTAGCAAGGCAGGATTAGTTATTGGAAAGGGGGGAGAGACTATTAAACAACTTCAG GAGCGGGCTGGAGTTAAAATGGTTATGATCCAAGATGGACCTCAGAACACTGGTGCTGACAAACCTCTTAGGATTACAGGAGACCCATACAAAGTTCAA CAAGCCAAGGAAATGGTGTTAGAGTTAATTCGTGATCAAGGTGGTTTCAGAGAAGTTCGAAATGAGTATGGGTCAAGAATAGGAGGAAATGAAGGGATAGAT GTCCCCATTCCAAGATTTGCTGTTGGCATTGTAAtaggaagaaatggagagatgattaaaaaaatacaaaatgatgcCGGTGTTCGAATTCAGTTTAAGCCAG ATGACGGAACAACACCTGATAGAATAGCACAAATAACAGGACCTCCAGACCGATGTCAGCATGCCGCAGAAATTATTACAGACCTTCTTCGAAGTGTTCAG GCTGGCAATCCTGGTGGACCTGGACCTGGTGGTCGAGGAAGAGGTAGAGGTCAAGGCAACTGGAACATGGGACCACCTGGTGGACTACAGGAATTTAATTTCATTGTCCcaactgggaaaactggattaaTAATAGGAAAAG GAGGTGAAACCATAAAAAGCATAAGCCAACAGTCGGGTGCAAGAATAGAACTTCAGAGAAATCCTCCACCTAATGCAGATCCTaatatgaagttatttacaaTCCGTGGCACTCCTCAGCAAATAGACTATGCTCGGCAACTCATAGAAGAAAAGATTGGT GGCCCAGTAAATCCTTTAGGGCCACCTGTACCCCATGGGCCCCATGGTGTCCCAGGCCCACATgggcctcctgggcctcctgggccTGGAACTCCAATGGGACCATATAACCCTGCACCTTATAATCCGGGACCACCTGGCCCTGCTCCTCA TGGTCCTCCAGCCCCTTATGCTCCCCAGGGGTGGGGAAATGCATATCCACATTGGCAGCAACAGGCCCCTCCTGATCCAG CTAAGACAGGAACGGATCCAAATTCAGCAGCCTGGGCTGCTTACTATGCTCACTATTACCAACAACAAGCACAGCCACCACCTGCGGCTCCTGCCGGTGCACCAACGACAACCCAAACCAATGGACAAG GAGATCAGCAGAATCCAGCTCCAGCCGGACAGGTTGATTATACTAAGGCTTGGGAAGAGTACTACAAGAAAATGG GTCAGGCAGTTCCTGCTCCTACTGGTGCTCCACCAGGTGGTCAGCCCGATTATAGTGCAGCCTGGGCTGAGTACTATAGACAGCAAGCAGCCTACTATGCCCAGACAAGTCCCCAGGGAATGCCGCAGCATCCTCCAGCTCCTCAGGTACAGTAA
- the FUBP1 gene encoding far upstream element-binding protein 1 isoform X9: MADYSTVPPPSSGSAGGGGGGGGGGGVNDAFKDALQRARQIAAKIGGDAGTSLNSNDYGYGGQKRPLEDGDGSWTSPSSTTHWEGMPSPFKDQPDAKKVAPQNDSFGTQLPPMHQQQSRSVMTEEYKVPDGMVGFIIGRGGEQISRIQQESGCKIQIAPDSGGLPERSCMLTGTPESVQSAKRLLDQIVEKGRPAPGFHHGDGPGNAVQEIMIPASKAGLVIGKGGETIKQLQERAGVKMVMIQDGPQNTGADKPLRITGDPYKVQQAKEMVLELIRDQGGFREVRNEYGSRIGGNEGIDVPIPRFAVGIVIGRNGEMIKKIQNDAGVRIQFKPDDGTTPDRIAQITGPPDRCQHAAEIITDLLRSVQAGNPGGPGPGGRGRGRGQGNWNMGPPGGLQEFNFIVPTGKTGLIIGKGGETIKSISQQSGARIELQRNPPPNADPNMKLFTIRGTPQQIDYARQLIEEKIGGPVNPLGPPVPHGPHGVPGPHGPPGPPGPGTPMGPYNPAPYNPGPPGPAPHGPPAPYAPQGWGNAYPHWQQQAPPDPAKTGTDPNSAAWAAYYAHYYQQQAQPPPAAPAGAPTTTQTNGQGDQQNPAPAGQVDYTKAWEEYYKKMGQAVPAPTGAPPGGQPDYSAAWAEYYRQQAAYYAQTSPQGMPQHPPAPQVQ; the protein is encoded by the exons atTGCTGCAAAAATTGGAGGTGATGCTGGTACATCACTGAATTCAAATGACTATGGTTATGGGGGACAAAAAAGGCCTTTGGAAGATGGAG aTGGCTCTTGGACAAGTCCGAGCAGTACAACACACTGGGAGGGAATGCCCTCTCCTTTTAAAG ATCAGCCAGACGCTAAGAAAGTTGCTCCTCAAAATGAct CTTTCGGAACACAGTTACCACCGATGCATCAGCAGCAAAG CAGGTCCGTAATGACAGAAGAATACAAAGTTCCAGATGGAATGGTTGGATTTA TAATTGGCAGAGGAGGTGAACAGATCTCACGCATACAACAGGAATCTGGATGCAAAATACAGATAGCTCCTG aCAGTGGTGGCCTTCCAGAAAGGTCTTGTATGTTAACTGGAACACCTGAATCTGTCCA GTCAGCAAAACGGTTACTGGACCAGATTGTTGAAAAAGGAAGACCAGCCCCTGGCTTCCATCATGGTGATGGACCAGGAAATGCAGTTCAAGAAATCATGATTCCAGCTAGCAAGGCAGGATTAGTTATTGGAAAGGGGGGAGAGACTATTAAACAACTTCAG GAGCGGGCTGGAGTTAAAATGGTTATGATCCAAGATGGACCTCAGAACACTGGTGCTGACAAACCTCTTAGGATTACAGGAGACCCATACAAAGTTCAA CAAGCCAAGGAAATGGTGTTAGAGTTAATTCGTGATCAAGGTGGTTTCAGAGAAGTTCGAAATGAGTATGGGTCAAGAATAGGAGGAAATGAAGGGATAGAT GTCCCCATTCCAAGATTTGCTGTTGGCATTGTAAtaggaagaaatggagagatgattaaaaaaatacaaaatgatgcCGGTGTTCGAATTCAGTTTAAGCCAG ATGACGGAACAACACCTGATAGAATAGCACAAATAACAGGACCTCCAGACCGATGTCAGCATGCCGCAGAAATTATTACAGACCTTCTTCGAAGTGTTCAG GCTGGCAATCCTGGTGGACCTGGACCTGGTGGTCGAGGAAGAGGTAGAGGTCAAGGCAACTGGAACATGGGACCACCTGGTGGACTACAGGAATTTAATTTCATTGTCCcaactgggaaaactggattaaTAATAGGAAAAG GAGGTGAAACCATAAAAAGCATAAGCCAACAGTCGGGTGCAAGAATAGAACTTCAGAGAAATCCTCCACCTAATGCAGATCCTaatatgaagttatttacaaTCCGTGGCACTCCTCAGCAAATAGACTATGCTCGGCAACTCATAGAAGAAAAGATTGGT GGCCCAGTAAATCCTTTAGGGCCACCTGTACCCCATGGGCCCCATGGTGTCCCAGGCCCACATgggcctcctgggcctcctgggccTGGAACTCCAATGGGACCATATAACCCTGCACCTTATAATCCGGGACCACCTGGCCCTGCTCCTCA TGGTCCTCCAGCCCCTTATGCTCCCCAGGGGTGGGGAAATGCATATCCACATTGGCAGCAACAGGCCCCTCCTGATCCAG CTAAGACAGGAACGGATCCAAATTCAGCAGCCTGGGCTGCTTACTATGCTCACTATTACCAACAACAAGCACAGCCACCACCTGCGGCTCCTGCCGGTGCACCAACGACAACCCAAACCAATGGACAAG GAGATCAGCAGAATCCAGCTCCAGCCGGACAGGTTGATTATACTAAGGCTTGGGAAGAGTACTACAAGAAAATGG GTCAGGCAGTTCCTGCTCCTACTGGTGCTCCACCAGGTGGTCAGCCCGATTATAGTGCAGCCTGGGCTGAGTACTATAGACAGCAAGCAGCCTACTATGCCCAGACAAGTCCCCAGGGAATGCCGCAGCATCCTCCAGCTCCTCAGGTACAGTAA